Part of the Henckelia pumila isolate YLH828 chromosome 2, ASM3356847v2, whole genome shotgun sequence genome is shown below.
gcccaattataaagtcaacatggtccaacccgataagTCTTCTCACATCATTctgatctgctcttgtacttcGATCTGCTTTGATCTGCCTTCAAGTTTTCTGCTTCTCGGACACTTCATCTAACTTCTAATCAAGTCACAGTACTCGAGCAATCGATCTGCATGAACTCCtccgaagactcatctgaccatgacttcgatctgatcccagtattcgatctggaccatgaattcatctgaatactgaactcatctgatctgcACTATTTGATTTAATCTCCTCTTTATtcttattcaatctgatagaataatacttcaacaatctccaccttgattctttcaggtTGAATGCTGCTCTTCATCCTAGCCTTCTTGGCTAATTTCCAATCACCGCATTGactaagtccaaacatttcttgaacttagcatacggcAGTGACTTTTTCATAACATCTGCAGGGTTTTTTTCTGATGCTATCTTCACAAggattactttttttttttcaattacatctctgacgaaatgcatcttcacatctatgtgtttcgatcgttcatgatagacttggtgtttcatcaagtgtattgcactttgaTTGTCACAGTGTTCTAAaacttgatcttgttttacaCCAAGCTCCGCTATCATCCCCTTTAACCAAAATCCTTCCTTTATGGCCTCAGTGACAGCTATGAATTCTGCCTTATTGGTAGAAAGGGCAACCACTAACTGTAAATTTGACTTTCAGGTGATCGTTATGccataaaaggtgaacacataACCAGTAAATGACTTTCTCGTGTCTAAGTTCCCAGAAAAATCTGAATCCATATATCCAACTACCGGATAAATTCCATCTTGCTGTTTCTCAAACTTCAGCCCCAACCCAGTTGTGTTAATGAGATATCGGAGAATCCATTTCAGATCTTCCTAATGATATGTATCCGGATTAGCCATAAATCTTGACACAACACTGATTGCGTATGCAAAATCAGGCCTactacacaccattccatatatgagactccccactccgctagcatatggaataccagCCATCTTCATCTTGTCTTCCTCACTTTCAGATGACTGATTcgcagatagcttcaaatgTTGTCCCAGAGGGGTCAAGACAGATTTTGCTTGATTCATGTTATACCGCAGAACAACCTTCTTCAAATAGTTCTTCTGACTCAGTTGAATCTCCTGTCTTTTCCTGTTTTTCACTATGTTCATGACCAGAATTCTCTTCTCTTCAcccagatctttcatctcaaactttgagttgagctgttgtttcaaggatgatatctctgtcttaattttatttgcaatcaatatatcatcaacgtaaatcagTAGATATAAGATAACCTGTCCTTCATCATTCTTCAGATAGACACATCTGTCATACTGGCTTCTCACAAAACCGATaccaatcatgaactcatcaaacctccTATTCCACTTCCTCGGACTCTGCTTcagcccatacaatgattttctcaGTAAGTAGACCTTATCTTGTGTTTTCTAATGTATGAAGCCCTTAGGTTTTTCCATATGAATGGTTTCTTCCAGTTCACCATGTAGAAacgcagttttcacatccatctgctcaaGCTCCAAGTCGAGCTGGTTCACCAATGCTAACATAATCCGGATAGAACAATGTTTGACCACTGGAGAATAGAATTCATTAAAATCTATTCCTTCTACCTGaccaaaaccctttgcaaccaatctAGCTTTATACTTGATCTATTCTTTTCCAGGAGTTCCTTCCTTctgtttatagatccacttgcatccTAATGTCTTTTGATGCTTCGGTCTATCTACTAAAGTTCAGGTTTGATTCTTCTCAAgtgagttcatctcttcattcatagcttcaGTCCACCtgtcactacaacaaatatgttaattaaccacactaaaacgacaacggttttatgtgtaaactgttgtcttttagtctttgacaacggtttttacaaaaaccgttgtcgttgaccgtattttaattaaaaacgacaacggtttttaaaaatccgttgtcgtatataTGTCTAAGACAACGGttataaaaaccgttgtctatgagcgcgTTTTTGGTGTCctacaacaacggttttaattaaccgttgtctatgtgcgTTCTTTTTGGGGTCTACGACAACACGTTtttaaatccgttgtcgttgttatttttttatttgttttttatttttaaaaaaattaaaaaatatataatcccatatatatacataagaacCTTCTACAGGCACTCACACACACTTGAGCGCCCCCTTCAAGTGCGATCGAGAAAACTCAACCCAATCCCTAGCCCCAACCCATCGCCCCTTCAACCCTGCTCTTCTCCGGCGCCCTAGACGTCGATTGTTCACCGGAAACTCGTCTTCCGACCTCCTTTCAGCTAACCCAAGCCTTAGCAACTCCAATAGTAACCCAAGCCCTAGACGTCGATTGTTCGCCGAAAATTCGGAAATGGCGGAATTACCAGTAACAACTCCCTCATCGGTCTTGGATCAATGGAAAATTCATTATGCACGCTTCATAAATTACAGCTCCACCGTTGTCAACCGCGCCCATCCTTCTCTCACGCGTCTCTCCGCCACCTGGAAATATCGTCACCAAGGAGGCACTTGGATCACCGCCTTGTCCGCTGTCTCACTCAAGCTTATGTTCGAACGAACTGCTGAGGGATTGGATGACGTAGTTCTAGTCATTTCTCTTCGATCTCGCGTACTTGTAAGTTAAAATTTCTGCTGGAACAAACTTCTTCTTTATATGATGTAGTCTGTGATTTTATCGGTATGAGAATTTAAGCTCGATTTAGGGGCTTGAACGAGATCAATCGATCTCCAGCTCGTTCATTTCCTGTAAATATTCTGAGATGTTGTTAAATGTTAATGTACGTTATTTCAGGTGCTTGAATAAGATTGAGCAATCTCCTGCTATTTAACATGTAGCAATATCCGTATCTTGCAGCGTGCCCATTTTCTGTTCTTAACTTGATTTGGATTGATATTTCTAATAGAATGGGAAAGAAATTGTCTGTGTAAACTCGGTGCTACTTTTATGTTACCTGGTTGTTATATGTAATAAGCTATTGGATTTTCTGTTAAAGTTGTTCACAAAAAAGGCTACAGAAGTTCACAACAAAAAAGTTATTTGAAGTAATTATTTGTTGTCTCCTAATCTCATAACAATATTTTGGCAAAGAAGAGCATAGATTGGATTCTACTGGAAATTAAATCATAGGTATCATATTTAGTTTATGTGAGCCCCAACATTCAAGTTCAACGCATGCAAGATTTTCTAAATTTCTCCGTTGTCGCATGTGATCCAGTTATGACAGCTTCTGTGCATTTTTAATTGTTTCAAAGGAATGTCTATTTACAAGAAAAAGTTCAATTGTGATGTTTATCACCAAGAGCAGGGGATCCCTGCCATCACTCTTGTTCTCTACTAACAAAACTACAGAAGTGTAACCACTACTTTGTCCCTCCAATTCTAATGATGCCCTGGTTGAGCATGGATAGTGTAGTGTCCTGTATTTAGTAAGTTTGGCATggatatgattaaaaaaaattagttatctTACAGGAAGAACATCACATCTCAAAGATGTATTTTTCATGGCCTCAAGTTTCATGTGTGTCTGGGTTCCCCGCAAGGGGGAGCAGGGCTGTTTTGTTTAGTCAAAAGAGGATGCAACAACTTTTAGCCAAGTTGGTGGATTTCGCAAACCTAATTTTTACAACTCAACACAGAAAGAAACCAAGATCGGAACATTGTAATTGGTGTTGTGCTGTGCAAGTACTTGTAATTTCGGCAAGCAACCAAACCTAAGCATGTACTTTTACCCATTCAACTTTGATAGAACACTATACACAAAAGcttaattttcattttaattttaattttcattttcatttttttcttaaaCAATATGGCAACAGATTTGAATGCAGATTGCAGAGCCTGAAACATACAAGTACACaggtatttatttatttattctactGTCCCAGCCAGACCTTATAATAGTATcagaatatattattatatgtttTGATATACTGAAATACAATTGTTGTCTTTAGTCCATGGAAATAAACTAAAAAgaagatataaaataataatatttagggTAATCTGGCCGACGTGAGACAAATGGTGGTTCCACTGCACCACGTGAAGATGTTCACAAAAAAAGATGCAACTAAAGTTCATGATATAGCTGGTGTCACGGTGGATGATAAAAATTGGCCTCCATTTTTCCCCATCATTCACCATGATATAGCCAATGAAATACCAGTTCATGCTCAGAGGTTGCAGTATCTGGCTTTTGCAAGTTGGTTAGGTGTGTATATGAATATATTGCTTCAGTTTGTATTTTGTACATCTGTAATAGGTTTAATATTTACAAACTTATATCTAATTTTGTGATAAACCTAGCTTCTTTCAAGTATAAGTGTGTATTTTCATGGAAAGCATTTTCCTTCATGAGTTCTGGTGATAAGAGACTTGCTGATTTCAGTATTCTTGGTTATCGATTATCTATGCTCCGTGGCAGTGCTGTCAATATGTTACTTGCTCCCATTTTTTGTGTAGCATGAGATGACAAGGAGTAATTATGTTTCAACATATCTGCTTAAAGTATGGTAAAAGCATTATTTGTTGGATTGATTTCCATGTTTCCACTTAGTTTCTTACTTTCTTATTGTTTCGAGGACTTAAGTAATTTCTATGTTTTTTTATTCATATGGCTCTACTTTGTAGGACCGTAATTTTGGTTGGTTGCACATTTgacaaaatttattatttatttttcgttATTGTTTTTTTCTATTACAGGTATCGTCCTTTGCCTTTCGTTCAATGTCATTGATGTCATTGTTTGTTGGGTACAGGGTGGTGGTAAGTTTATTTTCTTTAGTTTTGTTTGCAAGTTTAGATTAGTGTTTTTTTGGTGCATCAAGTTGGGTATAGGTTTCTAATTATGCAAAGTGCTTAAACATAGTTTCCTTCTTTAGGTGTCAAGATCTTTTTCCTCGCAATAATATATGCCTTGATGGGATGCCCACTTTCATATGTCTTATGGTACAGGCCACTGTATCGGGCAATGAGGTATTTGCATTCTCCTTATTATCCTTTTTGAGACCCTTCAGACAACTATCTATATATGTGATTCTGATTTTCAGGACTGATAGTGCTCTAAAATTTGGCTGGTTTTTCTTGTTCTATCTGGTATGCCTTTTTTTTCCACCTTGAGCTTGCATCCTTTTCTCTAATTGGAGGAAACATACCACAACAGCATTTgggctgaaatatttatttggtCTCTTTCTTTGTTTTATCTCTTTGTATTCTCCCCTTCCCAAACTCTCAAATAAGATAAGAACCACAAATATTTGATTGTTCATTGCAATCCCTTCGTTTCTCCCCTTCCCAAaatctcaaatctcaaatctCAAATAAGATAAGAACAACAAACATTTGACTGTTCATTGCAATTCCTTCAGTACGCTTGCTCCATTGAAAAATGCCAGTAGATGATTTTTGCTCTATCATGCATGTCAAAGGGGTATTAGTTACTGTAGGTGCTGATTTGGTCGTTGCTCGGCGACGAACGCCTCAGTTCACGTCGGATCCCCGGTTAAGTTTTATAGAAATACGTCATTTATTCAACATTCGACGTTAACATTTACTTGTTACGTGTTTTGATATAGTCTAATAAATATTGTGTCAAGCGTTCGTTGGACCAGAACAGAGGAAGAAGTGAGGTATGCATTTGAATGGATATATTTAAGTCCATTTGGTTTACTTTGCTCTTTTTTTCCTACTCTgtttgttttatgtttttttatctgTGAGTTTGTCTTAGAGGCAATAACTGTAGTTATTATGATGAACGGGGAATGAATGAGCAGGGAAGGATATGAAGAAAGTTGAGTATTTCATTTTAGTCTTGATATTTCTTTTTTTCCCAGTTTCCATCTTCTGGACGACTTCTTCATGAAAAGGTACTGTCATTCTCCTCCTCACTTCCCCGGTGTTCATCCGTTCATTTGTTGCTTGTTGTTTTCGGTGGACGCGGACAAATGAttcttttctgtttttttttaattttttttttaaaattattgtagGACATGCATACACGTATTTAGGCATCGTATCTTGGTTTTGGCTTTTGGGCTTAATGTAACTTTCGAGCTTGCTCTTATTTTTTgtgatgttttatttatttatttggattttttttattatgttgttCCTTGTGGAAGGTTCGTTAGTTGGTGAAGgattttatataaaatccactccaaaatttaattattgCGTAAATGGGTCACTATTAAGTTTTGTTCGAGTTAATTTACTACGTTATCATTTTTAGTTCTTATCATTATTggtttattattaatattttaatgatACTATTTCTCGTGTGTACATGTTTGATTAAAATTATCATCACTTTATTTCTACATATTAACAATATTATTAATACATTTCATGTGGTTTTGATTTGCGTTAAGATGACATATTTATTGTTTGAAGATGTTAATTGATTATAATAtgaaatttccagtaatttctGTTAAAAAGTTGGGGGATCCATGCTAGTATGAATTAAAGTTGGGAGGCTAGCTTATTGGGATGTGGAGTGGAACTTGAAATGGTGTGTGGTTTGAGTTATTGGGATGTTGTGGAGTGGAACTTGAAAGTGCCAAATCCATGATTTAGCTTGTGGCCTGTGGGTTGGTCGGAGCCCACGGTTTGTCAACTGTGCCTActatattttatgaattcaatacaaatgcaaaaatgAGTTGAATAAAATCTGCACTGCCTTCCCTTTTGGAGTTGCtgagtttttttcttttatttttttccatgaCAAGCGAGATATTAGTTTGATAGTTGAGATTGGATTCCATGTTTAAATTGGTCTAAgattttgttgataattttggacTGAGAATGTGTTTCTTGTAGGTAACTCGGGAGTAATGCATAAGGGGTTTTGATGCAAGGATTGAGCTGTGTTTCAGATCGCCTTGATAATACGTAGAAGTTATCTCGTGAACATCGTTATCAAGAACAAACACATGATGATTTATGTTTTCATACAACCATCTTTTGGAACTACTTTTGttacatttatattatattagatgGGATATTTTGAGTTTCGAATACGTAGTATTATCTTCCAAATTAGATGTGTAACTATTTTGgaacttgaatattttcatggattcaatgtagtaaatattttattttatattgatttttttattaatatttatagttcGTATGAAGATTAATTAGGCAACGGttttaatgactccaaatacaaCTGATTTATTgccaaaaccgttgtcgtatattCAAAAATGACAACGGATATACACTGTTGCAAATATGTTGTCCTAAGCCATAAACAACAACGGATATAAATTGtacaaaaccgttgtcttaaatAGTCAATGACAACGGATTTACACTGTTGCCGAACCGTTGTCTTTGGACacttacgacaacggatttacactgttgcagaaccgttgtctttggacacttacgacaacggttacaaactgttgcaaaaccgttgtGGTAGGATggatacgacaacggatataaaccgttgttaTAGGGCACGCTTTTTACAACGCCCCCagttacaacggttttaatcccccctacgacaacggataatatccgttgtcgttttgaaattttgttgtaGTGTGTTTTTATGTTTACTTGCCATATCTTCATCATAATTATTCGGCTCTAAAtactccacctcctcagctactgtaagtgcataccaagccagatcagcttcaccaaacctcttaggaGCTCTTATCTTCCTTCTGGTTCTGTCTCTTGCAAGATTATAATTACTCTAATCTTCGGTTTGATCTCTTGCTGTCACATTATCATCTTGCATCTCATCTGGCCCTTCATCTGGTACAGAAGACTCCACCTCAATGAGTAGTTTATCATTCACACTGATCTGACTGTCCTTTTCatctgtattcattttatatcccagTTTGAATTCATCAAAGTTCACATCCCTGGTGTTGAagcactttggacctcttgaTTCTGGGTTTCAAACCTTATAACCCTTCACACCATCCGGATACCCAATAAATATACATCTGACTGCCCTTGCTTCTAACTTGTCCTGtttcagatgagcatatgcAAGACATCCTAATACCCTCAAGTTTGAATAGTCTGCAGGTGTTTCACTCCTCTTTTCTATTGGTGACTTGAAACCAATTGCGTTGGATGGACACCTATTGACCAAATAGCACGCAGTAGATAATGCTTCTTCCCAGAAGGACTTAGGAAGagaagcattgatcaacatacatctgaccctATCCAGAAGAGTTCTATTCATTCTATCTGCCAGGCCATTCTACTGTGGTGTTCCTGCCACTTTGCAGTGTCTGGTAATGTCTTTCTCCTTACATAAATTCacaaacttatctgataagtattcTGATAGGAGTCATTTTTCCATGTTTTATTGTTCATTTTCTTGATGTTTTGCATTAGTTCCATGTTGTATTGTTAGTGTTTTTctaattttgtttgcatttagtgtagttttatgtgtttttattacTCCTATTGATTTATGGTTAAATTGGcaggaaaacaaaaaaaatcatattttcggGCTTCAAAagaggggtgcgctcggtctgcagaATTCAGCAGACCGAGTGCTGGCATAATTTGAATAGGCAGAGAGTTAAAGAAAATGGAGCGCTCGGTCGGTAGAATTCAGCTGACCGAGCGCTCGCTGAAAAAATTGGGCAGAAAGTTGGTGGATTTTCCAGCGCTCGGTCGgtcaaaaagagcagaccgagcgcccacGCGtgattttggaaaattttatttCGGGAGTTTTATATGGAAAGGACTCTGAGGGCAATATATATAGAATATTTTCAGACGTTTTGAGGGTTGGAAAAACACATCAAATCAAGGCGGAGGCGGCTCTGAAGATCGAAGCTTCTTCTTCTGGGAGTTTTTCTTCTTCACGATTTCtgaaattttatgttgaaaatttttttagattgaattttattatgaattgtagtagctaaaaatttttttgttggaatttaggggatcctaaccccgaaacatatttttttgattGAATCGTTGGACGAATTGATTTAGTTTTATGCGAGTATTTGATTTTTTCatggtttattattctatgttGAGGAGTAGGTAACTTTAATATAGATTCGTAAGTTGTGAAGTGTTGTCGAGAGATAGATTCATGATTAGGACGAGTGAtaaaatccatggacttaaaatatgcatagagatattatatttagtacatgttgataaccatagaccaccaggttgaaagttgtaggaaTTCAATGAACGCAAAGCAATCAATAATAACAAACACTtaaagagatttaattgtttcattaacTGAGTTAGATTGGCATAAAatcgagagagagtgtcgatataTCAGGAATTTTTGTCAAATTTATGAGTGTAAAAGTAACTTTCAATCGTCCAAATTCAATTAGGGGAAAGGTGAAccgagattccaacaaaatttcTTCAGATTATATTTCCTGTGCTAAGCATTCTtgcaatttattttattttaatttaggaTTTTAagatgaattatttaatttataattttagaataatcaatgataaaatttttgttactTTGGGTagagaaattaaataattgaattattgtgacGTAGTCCCTGATGATGATACTAGTACTCAGTACACTTTTCTATAACTTGATTCGTGCACTTGCAATAATTTTGAGCATAAAAGAGAGATAATTATATTGAATTTAAGTTTTAGTATTttctcgatcaagtttttggcgccgttgccggggactattgattactttgattttttttatttattttccctACTTCAATTTTAATCACTATTTTCATCTGTGAACTGCAGGATTCTCTTGCACTGCATGCAACATTCACCCGAATCAAAACTCTTGCCTtttgatccagagattgaaagaacttttCGCAGGAGAAGAAGGCAACAAAAAGAAgcaatggctgaacaagaatgACTACGTGAAGATGGAGAAGCTGAGAATAATGCACCACCTATCTATAGGTCAATGCTGGATAGTGCTATGCCATCTATCGAAAATGCTAGACCAAGCATCATCAGGCCTACCATAGCAGCAAATCAGTTTGAAATCAAGCCTGCCATCATTCAAATGGTGCAAAACACAGTCCAATTGTGGGATGACAATCGATGACCCATATGCTCACTGGCAATTTTCTAGAAATCTGTGACACTCTCAAGATGCAGGGAGTTTCTGATGATACTATTCATTTGCGTTTATTCCCTTTTTCATTACGAGATAAGGCTAATGCATGGCTAACGAATTTACCTGCAGGTTCCATCACCACTTGGGATGATCTCGCAAAGGCTTTTCTTACCAAATACTTCCCACCGTCCAAATCGATGAAGTTAAGAGCTGACATCACAACCTTTTCTCATGGAGAACAGAAAACACTATATGAAGCATGGGAGCGCTACAAAGATCTATTGAGGAGATGCTCACATCACCAACTACCAGACGgtcttgtggtacaaactttttattatGGTCTTCCTCACTCAAATCGCaccatgttagatgcagctgcaGGTGGTAATTTGTTATGAAAATCACCGGAAGATGGATATGAGTTAATTGAGGAGATGGCATCCAATAGCTATCACCCTTAATCTGACAGGAATTCAGCCAGGAGACCCGCAGGAATGCATCAAGTTGATGCATTCACCTCAGTAGCAGCTCAGCTTGAAGTCATGAATAAGAGGATTGAAGAGGTAACTCTAGGGCAGTTTGCGATGCGTATTCAAGAAGTGTGGTGTGAGAAATGTGGTACAGAACACTTCACAAAAGATTTTCAGACAGGAAATCCATCATATCAGTCAGATGAAGGAATGGTGAACCATGTAGTGAATCAAAACCGCCCTAGGAATGATCTATTCTCAAATACATACAATCTAGGGTGGAAACAGCATCCGAACTTTTCGTGGGGAGGACAGAATAATAGGCCATATGGGAATCAGAACTATGGAAAACAACATCAGGAGCAGAAGTCAAGCATGGAACAGATGATGCAGAAGTTCATATCATCCACTGAGACCAGAATGCAGAATCAAGATGCATTGATTAAGAATCTGGAAAATCAAATAGGGCAGTTAGCTAAAGAGATTTCTAGTAGAGAGATGGGTACCTTGCCAAGTGACATGGAAAAGAATCCAAAGGAGCAGGTCAAGGCTGTTGAATTAAGAAGTGGAAAGAGAATCGAAGGTGAGAGACGAGGCGAGAAAGAGTCAGAACCATCTGTATTAGAGAAAACTGCAGGTAAGTCTTCTACTTCCACACCACCACCCACATCACAATCGATTCTCAGTTTGCTAAATTCTCAGATAAGTGCTATTCCACCACCTTATCCTGTAGCTCTCAAGAAGGCCAAGATAGATTCTCAGTTTGCTAAATTCCTAGAAGTATTCAAGACATTGAATATAAACATTCCCTTCGCCGATGCATTGATGCAAATGCCTATCTATGCAAAGTTCTTGAAGGAGATTCTCTCCAACAAGAGAAAATTGGAGGAGCATGCAATGATCAGTTTAATAGAAAATTGCTCTGCACTAGTTCAGAACAAGATCCACCAAAGcaaaaagatccagggagtttctctatcccttgTGTTATTAATGATGTGCAATTTCATAAGGCTTTGTGTGATTTGGGTGCTAGTATAAACTTAATGCCATATTCTTTCTTCAAGAAACTGAACTTGGGAGAGCCGAAATCCACCAGGATGTCGTTGAAATTGGCGGACAGGTCTATCAAATATCCCAGAGGGATAATAGAGGATGTGCTAGTAAAAGTcgacaaatttattttttcggtGGACTTTGTGGTACTCGATATGGAGGAGGACTTGGACATGCCACTTATTTTAGGAAGACCTTTCCTGGCAACAGGAAAAACACTAATCCATGTCCAAAAGAGAGAGCTACATCTAAGAGTGGGTGAGGAGAAAATTTCCTTTGATGTGTTTAATGCACTTAAATTTTCACAAAGTAATGAAAAGTGTTTTCAAATTGACG
Proteins encoded:
- the LOC140877817 gene encoding secretory carrier-associated membrane protein 4-like, which translates into the protein MVVPLHHVKMFTKKDATKVHDIAGVTVDDKNWPPFFPIIHHDIANEIPVHAQRLQYLAFASWLGIVLCLSFNVIDVIVCWVQGGGVKIFFLAIIYALMGCPLSYVLWYRPLYRAMRTDSALKFGWFFLFYLVCLFFPP
- the LOC140877818 gene encoding uncharacterized mitochondrial protein AtMg00710-like, with product MNRTLLDRVRCMLINASLPKSFWEEALSTACYLVNRCPSNAIGFKSPIEKRSETPADYSNLRVLGCLAYAHLKQDKLEARAVRYEKDSQISVNDKLLIEVESSVPDEGPDEMQDDNVTARDQTED